The following proteins are encoded in a genomic region of Arachis ipaensis cultivar K30076 chromosome B02, Araip1.1, whole genome shotgun sequence:
- the LOC107626698 gene encoding uncharacterized protein LOC107626698 has product MGSRGRPLFDLNEPPAEDNDERDGIICLQPQKTQPSTNPNSSDLFAASSAAQGIINNHAFSHASSVSGFQPFVRPKSSSCIPDVDAVSKGAEEQDTNASSKSGKEDDLKVMDSRILSSAAAQSTEREEGEWSDDEVSADVNGSHNLLQQSQVSQEQTTSGMVDGGGVASESKSSNITSESKSGNTKGPDSTIDEKSSRASVGLESNSTEQKSNIVPNSDGSIKSEASNDAQEEPSLIPKQKEVKGIEASHALRCANNPGKRKIDQRKEEMLGKKRNRQTMFLNLEDVKQAGPMKSSTPRRQNFSSPIITRTVKEVRNVPAQVERVGAAKDQKQVETSFAEGGIHADLHEPKADSNGDNSGPLGRSRRLNSETEPPAEVNLPPIPRQGSWKQPTDSRQQKNVLGSSRKLGQTGQSSNSNDVKVGNKKHAPMKKQTPVSIQPQDTSVERLIREVTSEKFWHHPVTIICLFCVMILKLACFFYKEEKITGGRVENHRVHVRVFEPLLFEECRAQLYSTWEESMETVSRDTHIMMRVKANESRERGWYDVKLLPLHDFKWSFKEGDVAVLSSPRPGSVRSKQSSASLAQDDGEVEITGRVVGTVRRHIPIDTRDPPGAILHYYVGDSYDPIRVDDDHIIRKLQIGSIWYLTILGSLATTQREYVALHAFRRLNSQMQTAILRPSPEHFPKYEQQTPAMPECFTPNFVDYLRRTFNEPQLAAIQWAATHTAAGTSSGTTKRQEPWPFTLVQGPPGTGKTHTVWGMLNVIHLVQYQHYYTSLLKHVAPESYKQANEISSDNAPMGSIDEVLQNMNQNLLRTLPKLVPKPRMLVCAPSNAATDELLARVLDRGFIDGEMKVYRPDVARVGVDSQTRAAQAVSVERRTEQLLVKSREEVLGWMHQLKNREAQLTQQLHCLHRELNATAAAVRSQGSVGVDPDVLMARDQSRDALLQNLAAVVEGRDKVLVEMSRLALLESRFRPGSGFNLEEARASLEASFANEAEIVFTTVSSSGRKLFSRLSHGFDMVVIDEAAQASEVGVLPPLSLGAARCVLVGDPQQLPATVISKAAGTLMYSRSLFERFQQAGCPTMLLSVQYRMHPQIRDFPSRYFYQGRLTDSESVVKLPDEVYHKDPLLRPYIFYDIRHGRESHRGGSVSYQNIHEAQFCLRLYEHLQKTLKSLGMGKISVGIITPYKLQLKCLQREFEEVLNSEEGKDLYINTVDAFQGQERDVIIMSCVRASSHGVGFVADIRRMNVALTRARRALWVMGNANALVQSDDWAALITDAKSRNCYMEMDSLPKDFMVSKGPTYTPLPGKASSNMRGMRSGGQRFRGMEAHGDPRMGPPCEDDEKMGAPASFRNGNHRSSRYPMENSLDDFDHMGDKSRDSWQYGAQKKQNSAGNGGKRDV; this is encoded by the exons ATGGGTTCTCGAGGAAGGCCATTATTTGATCTCAATGAGCCACCTGCAGAAGATAATGATGAGAGGGATGGTATTATTTGTCTCCAGCCCCAAAAGACTCAGCCATCAACAAATCCTAACTCTTCTGATTTATTTGCAGCATCATCTGCTGCCCAAGGAATAATAAATAATCATGCTTTTTCACACGCATCATCTGTCTCTGGATTTCAACCTTTTGTTCGGCCTAAATCCTCCTCTTGTATCCCTGATGTAGATGCTGTATCGAAGGGAGCAGAAGAACAAGATACAAATGCTAGTTCTAAGTCTGGCAAAGAGGACGATTTGAAAGTTATGGATTCACGGATACTAAGTTCAGCAGCTGCTCAATCCACAGAGAGGGAAGAAGGGGAATGGTCTGATGACGAGGTCTCTGCTGATGTAAATGGATCTCATAATTTGCTCCAACAAAGTCAAGTGTCCCAAGAGCAAACAACATCTGGAATGGTGGATGGGGGTGGAGTGGCTTCTGAAAGTAAGTCTAGCAATATTACTTCTGAAAGCAAGTCTGGTAATACTAAAGGTCCTGATAGTACAATTGATGAAAAGAGTAGCCGTGCCTCTGTAGGTCTAGAGTCAAATTCTACTGAACAGAAGAGCAACATTGTCCCAAATTCAGATGGCAGTATAAAAAGTGAAGCTTCTAATGATGCTCAAGAGGAGCCCAGTTTAATTCCTAAGCAAAAAGAAGTGAAAGGTATTGAAGCTAGTCATGCTCTTAGGTGTGCAAATAATCCTGGGAAAAGAAAGATTGACCAGCGCAAAGAGGAAATGTTGGGAAAGAAACGAAATAGACAGACTATGTTTCTTAACTTGGAAGATGTCAAGCAGGCAGGTCCTATGAAATCTTCAACACCAAGAAGGCAGAATTTTTCATCCCCTATTATAACTCGTACCGTAAAGGAGGTCCGTAATGTTCCTGCACAAGTTGAGCGTGTTGGAGCAGCTAAGGATCAGAAACAGGTTGAGACATCTTTTGCTGAAGGTGGCATCCATGCTGACTTACATGAACCTAAAGCTGATTCTAATGGTGATAATTCTGGACCACTTGGTAGGTCTAGGAGGCTAAACAGTGAGACGGAACCTCCGGCAGAGGTTAATTTACCACCCATTCCAAGACAGGGTTCATGGAAACAACCAACAGATTCAAGACAGCAGAAGAATGTACTTGGTTCAAGTAGGAAGTTGGGACAGACTGGTCAAAGCTCCAACTCCAATGATGTCAAGGTGGGAAACAAAAAACATGCTCCTATGAAGAAGCAGACTCCTGTCAGCATCCAGCCCCAAGACACATCTGTTGAACGCCTTATACGGGAGGTTACCAGTGAAAAATTTTGGCACCACCCAG TCACCATCATATGCCTCTTTTGCGTTATGATTCTCAAGTTGGCTTGTTTCTTTTATAAAGAAGAAAAGATAACAGGTGGAAGG GTTGAGAATCATCGTGTCCATGTCAGAGTATTTGAACCTTTACTCTTTGAGGAATGTCGGGCTCAATTATACAGTACATGGGAAGAATCAATGGAGACAGTATCAAGGGATACTCATATTATGATGAGAGTAAAAGCAAATGAATCAAGAGAAAGAG GATGGTATGATGTGAAACTACTTCCattacatgatttcaaatggtcaTTTAAGGAGGGAGATGTTGCAGTCCTATCATCTCCTAGGCCTGGATCAG TCAGGTCCAAGCAGAGCAGTGCATCTTTAGCTCAGGATGATGGGGAAGTGGAAATCACTGGACGAGTGGTTGGAACAGTTAGGCGACACATACCAATTGATACCCGTGATCCTCCTGGTGCAATTCTCCATTATTATGTTGGGGACTCTTATGATCCTATCAG GGTTGATGATGATCATATCATACGAAAACTTCAAATCGGAAGCATTTGGTATCTCACGATACTTGGCTCCCTTGCTACCACACAGAGGGAGTATGTTGCTCTACATGCATTTCGTCGCTTAAATTCACAG ATGCAAACTGCTATCCTTCGGCCTAGTCCTGAACACTTCCCTAAATATGAGCAGCAGACCCCAGCCATGCCTGAATGCTTTACACCAAACTTTGTTGATTATCTTCGTAGGACCTTTAATGAACCCCAGTTGGCAGCAATCCAATGGGCTGCTACGCATACAGCTGCTGGTACAAGTAGTGGAACAACAAAAAGGCAAGAACCGTGGCCCTTTACCCTTGTTCAGGGACCTCCAGGAACAGGAAAGACGCATACTGTATGGGGAATGTTGAATGTGATTCACCTTGTGCAGTATCAGCATTACTACACTTCCTTGCTTAAGCATGTAGCCCCGgaaagctacaagcaagctaatgaGATCAGTTCAGATAATGCACCCATGGGATCTATTGATGAAGTTCTTCAAAACATGAACCAGAATCTCTTGCGTACTTTGCCTAAGTTGGTCCCCAAACCTAGAATGTTGGTTTGTGCTCCATCTAATGCTGCCACTGATGAGCTTCTTGCTCGTGTCCTTGATCGTGGATTTATTGATGGTGAGATGAAAGTATATCGACCTGATGTGGCTCGAGTTGGGGTTGATTCTCAGACACGTGCTGCCCAAGCAGTTTCTGTTGAACGTAGAACTGAACAGCTTTTGGTCAAGAGTCGGGAGGAAGTTCTTGGATGGATGCATCAGTTAAAGAATCGCGAGGCTCAGTTGACTCAGCAGTTACATTGTCTTCATAGAGAACTTAATGCTACTGCCGCTGCAGTTCGTTCCCAAGGATCTGTTGGTGTAGACCCTGATGTTCTCATGGCCAGGGATCAGAGTCGGGATGCTCTACTGCAAAATCTTGCTGCTGTAGTTGAAGGAAGGGACAAGGTTTTAGTTGAGATGTCTCGCCTTGCCCTTTTGGAAAGTAGGTTCCGACCTGGTAGTGGTTTCAATTTGGAAGAGGCCCGTGCCAGTTTGGAGGCCAGTTTTGCCAATGAAGCAGAGATAGTTTTCACTACAGTTTCCAGCAGTGGTCGCAAGTTGTTCTCTCGTCTTTCCCATGGCTTTGATATGGTGGTCATTGACGAGGCAGCTCAAGCCAGTGAGGTGGGAGTTCTGCCTCCCCTCTCTCTTGGTGCAGCTCGATGTGTTCTGGTCGGGGATCCTCAGCAGCTTCCTGCTACAGTTATTAGCAAGGCTGCTGGAACATTGATGTACAGTAGGAGTCTTTTTGAGAGATTCCAACAAGCAGGTTGCCCGACAATGTTGTTGTCTGTGCAGTATAGAATGCATCCCCAAATTCGAGATTTCCCTTCTAGGTACTTCTATCAGGGGCGCCTTACTGACAGTGAAAGCGTGGTTAAATTGCCTGATGAGGTATACCACAAGGACCCTTTACTTAGACCTTATATATTCTATGATATCAGACATGGACGGGAGTCTCACAGGGGTGGATCAGTCTCTTATCAAAACATACATGAAGCACAATTTTGTCTCCGATTGTATGAGCATCTTCAGAAAACTTTGAAATCTTTGGGTATGGGAAAGATTAGTGTTGGCATAATTACTCCTTACAAGCTGCAGCTGAAATGCCTCCAGCGTGAATTTGAGGAAGTCTTAAATTCAGAAGAAGGGAAGGACCTATATATTAATACTGTAGATGCTTTCCAAGGTCAAGAACGAGATGTCATTATAATGTCGTGTGTGCGTGCTTCTAGTCATGGTGTTGGCTTTGTTGCAGATATTAGACGGATGAATGTTGCACTTACACGTGCAAGGAGGGCACTTTGG GTCATGGGAAATGCAAATGCTCTGGTACAATCTGATGATTGGGCTGCGTTGATTACTGATGCAAAATCCCGAAATTGCTATATGGAGATGGACTCCCTTCCGAAGGACTTTATGGTATCGAAGGGACCTACTTACACGCCACTGCCTGGTAAGGCTTCCTCAAATATGAGGGGCATGAGATCAGGTGGACAAAGGTTTAGAGGAATGGAGGCGCATGGGGATCCCAGGATGGGCCCACCATGTGAAGATGATGAAAAGATGGGTGCACCAGCAAGCTTCAGAAATGGAAATCATCGATCATCAAGATATCCAATGGAGAATTCTTTAGACGATTTTGACCATATGGGCGATAAATCCAGAGATTCCTGGCAGTATGGTGCACAGAAGAAGCAGAACTCTGCTGGAAATGGGGGAAAGAGAGATGTGTAA